From Levilactobacillus zymae, a single genomic window includes:
- the smpB gene encoding SsrA-binding protein SmpB yields MAKRKPKKTPDNQLAQNRKARHDYTVTETVEAGLVLTGTEIKSMRERRITLQDGFAQIRNGEAWLMNVHISEYAQGNQFNHDPLRNRKLLLHKKQIKRLGLATQDKGVTLIPLKVYLKHGFAKVLIGVAHGKREYDKRESLKRREQDRQIARVMKHY; encoded by the coding sequence TTGGCTAAACGGAAACCGAAAAAGACTCCGGATAACCAACTCGCGCAAAACCGTAAGGCCCGGCATGACTATACCGTGACCGAAACGGTCGAAGCGGGCTTGGTGTTAACCGGGACCGAAATTAAGTCGATGCGGGAACGGCGAATCACCTTACAGGATGGGTTCGCCCAGATTCGTAACGGCGAAGCCTGGTTGATGAACGTACACATTAGTGAGTACGCGCAAGGCAACCAGTTTAACCACGATCCGTTGCGAAATCGTAAATTACTGCTCCACAAAAAACAAATCAAGCGTTTGGGTTTGGCGACACAGGACAAGGGGGTTACCCTGATTCCGTTGAAGGTCTATCTCAAGCACGGGTTTGCGAAGGTCTTGATCGGGGTCGCTCACGGGAAACGTGAGTATGATAAGCGTGAATCCCTGAAGCGACGCGAGCAGGATCGGCAGATTGCCCGGGTCATGAAACATTATTAA
- a CDS encoding phosphoglycerate kinase — MAKLTVSDLELKGKKVLMRVDFNVPIKDGVIGNDNRIVAALPTIKYVIEHGGKAILLSHLGRVKKEEDKPGLSMRPVAERLSNLLNKPVTFVPTTEGQQLEDAINGLSDGDVLVMENTRYEDVKDGEYVKRESGNDPELGKYWASLGDVFVNDAFGTAHRSHASNVGIASNMAQTAAGFLMEKEIKFIGGAVDNPEHPFVAILGGAKVSDKIGVIDNLLSKADKVLIGGGMTYTFYAAKGMKIGNSLVEKDKIDLAKEILDKAGDKLVLPVDSVVAEKFDNDAAHKTVDGDIPDGYMALDIGPKSIKEFEDVLKTAKTVVWNGPMGVFEMSNYAEGTLEIGKFLGTLSDAKTIVGGGDSTAAVQQLGVADKLSHISTGGGASLEYLEGKTLPGIAAISDK, encoded by the coding sequence TTGGCGAAATTAACGGTTTCTGATTTAGAGTTAAAGGGCAAAAAAGTCCTCATGCGTGTCGACTTTAACGTTCCCATCAAAGACGGTGTGATTGGCAACGACAACCGGATCGTGGCAGCATTGCCAACCATCAAGTACGTTATCGAACACGGTGGTAAGGCCATCTTACTGTCCCACTTGGGTCGGGTTAAGAAGGAAGAAGACAAGCCAGGTCTGTCCATGCGTCCAGTCGCGGAACGGCTCTCTAACTTGTTAAACAAGCCAGTGACTTTCGTACCAACGACGGAAGGTCAACAACTGGAAGACGCCATTAACGGCTTAAGTGACGGCGATGTTTTAGTCATGGAAAACACCCGTTACGAAGACGTAAAGGACGGCGAATACGTCAAGCGTGAATCCGGTAACGACCCTGAATTGGGCAAGTACTGGGCTTCACTGGGTGACGTCTTTGTTAACGATGCGTTCGGGACGGCTCACCGTTCTCACGCGTCGAACGTCGGCATTGCCTCGAACATGGCCCAAACCGCTGCTGGTTTCTTAATGGAAAAGGAAATCAAATTCATCGGTGGCGCCGTCGACAATCCAGAACACCCATTTGTCGCCATCTTAGGTGGGGCTAAGGTTTCTGATAAGATTGGCGTGATCGACAACTTACTGTCCAAGGCTGACAAGGTCTTGATCGGTGGGGGAATGACCTACACCTTCTACGCTGCTAAGGGCATGAAGATTGGGAACTCCTTAGTTGAAAAGGACAAGATTGACTTAGCCAAGGAAATCTTGGACAAGGCTGGCGATAAGCTGGTATTGCCTGTGGACTCCGTGGTTGCCGAAAAGTTCGACAACGATGCTGCTCACAAGACGGTCGATGGTGATATTCCGGATGGGTACATGGCCCTAGACATCGGACCAAAGTCCATCAAGGAATTCGAAGACGTTCTGAAGACGGCTAAGACCGTTGTTTGGAACGGCCCAATGGGTGTCTTCGAAATGAGTAACTACGCCGAAGGAACGTTAGAAATCGGTAAGTTCTTGGGGACGTTAAGTGACGCCAAGACGATCGTGGGTGGTGGGGATTCCACTGCCGCCGTTCAACAACTCGGTGTGGCTGACAAGTTATCCCACATCTCCACTGGTGGTGGGGCTTCCCTCGAATACCTCGAAGGTAAGACGTTACCAGGGATTGCGGCCATTTCTGACAAGTAA
- a CDS encoding alpha/beta fold hydrolase: MIRKPVPLFFEQGPHAVILLHAYSGSSNDMRLLARKLQSEQYTVLAPILTGHATGDPADILRDGSPQRWWQDTRDAIAFLRERGYQQIAIFGLSLGGLFATRALLEDPQLVGGGTIASPVIFRGQTRVPTAFIEMARATYRAQHIVGAAQDQKVAWLQAHLNAQLTAIQAFADTTATHLRDIHQPVFIAQGDADQMIDPRSGQWLAAAYPADQIDYHQYVGAGHVLTVNSAHHALETDILAFLHPIFEKQ; encoded by the coding sequence ATGATTCGAAAACCAGTCCCGCTCTTCTTTGAGCAGGGCCCTCACGCAGTAATTTTATTGCACGCTTATTCGGGTAGCTCTAACGACATGCGCTTGCTAGCACGTAAGTTGCAAAGCGAGCAGTATACGGTTCTCGCGCCAATCCTCACGGGGCACGCGACCGGGGATCCCGCCGATATTTTGCGGGATGGCTCACCACAACGCTGGTGGCAAGATACCCGCGATGCGATTGCTTTCTTACGAGAACGTGGGTACCAACAAATTGCCATCTTTGGTCTCTCGCTGGGCGGCCTGTTTGCCACCCGGGCGTTACTAGAAGACCCGCAACTAGTGGGGGGCGGCACGATTGCGTCACCCGTGATCTTTCGGGGCCAGACGCGCGTTCCGACCGCGTTTATTGAGATGGCGCGCGCCACGTACCGCGCCCAGCACATTGTGGGGGCGGCACAGGACCAAAAAGTGGCGTGGTTGCAAGCTCACCTGAACGCGCAGTTAACGGCGATTCAGGCCTTTGCGGATACCACGGCCACCCATCTACGGGACATTCACCAACCGGTTTTCATTGCGCAGGGCGACGCCGATCAAATGATCGATCCGCGCTCGGGCCAATGGTTGGCGGCGGCCTATCCCGCTGATCAAATTGATTATCATCAGTACGTCGGCGCAGGTCACGTGTTGACCGTCAATTCGGCCCACCATGCGCTTGAGACGGATATTTTAGCGTTTTTACACCCAATCTTTGAAAAACAATGA
- the rnr gene encoding ribonuclease R codes for MQDNLKADLTAFFRAHADQTYTVEDISDALHYHGSAAFKLIVQELAQLERDGLVQVTDRGHFQLDPSQKVLTGIFHGNDKGFGFVAYDENKVEPDAYIAPDNTMRALNGDTVKIEIVRAGDPRTGKGPEGKVIEIVERHYEQVVGEFMQTDDDAGYVGQVRLTDKKLLKYKFYITAVGLKPTPGEVVTAEITEYPNDAHPDAMVGIAKQVIGSVDDPGIDILQIVYQHNIPAEFPEDVMQAADEIPDHVLPEEMQGREDVTNQNLVTIDGESSKDLDDAVTAWKLPNGNYHLGVHIADVSHYVTPGSLIDKEAYKRGTSVYLTDRVIPMLPRRLSNGICSLNEGELRLCMSCDMEIDPEGNVVKHRIHPSVMRSKARMTYTAVNQILEAHDAVTMDRYKELVPMFEDMGDLHRILLKHRKNRGAIDFDDREAEIIVDDKGHAIDVKLRTRGLAERMIESFMLAANETVAEHYFRAKVPFLYRVHETPDGDRVRSFFEFLTAFGINVKGDPNHLRPKMMQGILKQVAGKPEEAMVSVMMLRSLKQARYSDQSLGHFGLGAEFYTHFTSPIRRYPDTMVHRMIHYYEDHGINDASKQVFAPVLEEIGVHTSEMERRAIDAERDTNDMKMAEYMADHVGEEFDAVVSSVMKFGMFVELPNTIEGLIHISRMQDDYYEYVEKYLALVGRNTRRTYRIGQPIRVKVIHVDKEQSEIDFELLNPEDAPVSDLLPHREHRSRGGGRFGNNRNNQHGNGGHNGGNGGNRNHRNGGNGGNRNNGGAGHRNNNNNHRSSDHRGNAGNNHRNTNHGGGQHRNSQNGNRH; via the coding sequence GTGCAAGATAATTTAAAAGCAGATTTAACAGCGTTTTTCCGCGCACATGCGGATCAAACCTATACCGTTGAGGACATTTCGGATGCCCTCCATTACCACGGGTCAGCGGCATTTAAGCTGATCGTCCAAGAACTCGCGCAGCTCGAGCGGGATGGCTTAGTACAAGTCACCGACCGCGGGCATTTTCAACTGGATCCGAGCCAAAAGGTCTTAACCGGGATTTTCCACGGTAACGACAAGGGCTTCGGGTTCGTGGCTTACGACGAAAACAAGGTGGAACCCGATGCCTACATCGCGCCGGATAACACCATGCGGGCCCTAAACGGCGACACGGTCAAGATTGAAATTGTCCGGGCTGGCGACCCCCGTACGGGTAAGGGTCCCGAAGGTAAGGTTATCGAGATCGTTGAACGACACTACGAACAAGTCGTTGGTGAGTTCATGCAGACCGATGACGATGCCGGCTACGTAGGCCAAGTCCGCCTAACGGACAAGAAGTTACTCAAGTACAAGTTCTACATCACCGCCGTGGGTTTGAAGCCAACGCCCGGTGAGGTTGTGACGGCCGAAATCACGGAATACCCTAACGATGCGCATCCCGATGCCATGGTGGGGATTGCCAAGCAGGTCATCGGGAGCGTTGATGACCCGGGGATCGACATCTTACAAATCGTTTACCAACACAACATTCCGGCTGAATTTCCGGAAGATGTGATGCAAGCGGCCGATGAAATTCCGGATCACGTGTTGCCCGAAGAAATGCAGGGACGAGAAGACGTCACGAACCAGAACCTGGTAACCATCGATGGCGAGTCTTCTAAAGACTTGGACGATGCCGTGACTGCCTGGAAGTTGCCTAATGGGAACTACCACTTAGGGGTCCACATTGCCGACGTGTCGCATTACGTGACACCAGGCTCGTTGATCGATAAGGAAGCCTACAAGCGGGGCACGTCCGTTTACCTGACTGACCGGGTGATTCCAATGTTACCCCGGCGGTTATCGAACGGTATTTGCTCGCTGAACGAGGGCGAATTGCGGTTATGTATGAGTTGTGACATGGAAATCGACCCAGAAGGTAACGTGGTCAAGCACCGGATTCACCCGTCCGTGATGCGCTCGAAGGCCCGGATGACCTACACGGCCGTTAACCAAATCCTGGAAGCCCACGATGCGGTGACCATGGACCGTTACAAGGAATTAGTCCCAATGTTTGAAGACATGGGCGACTTACACCGAATCTTACTCAAGCACCGGAAGAACCGGGGGGCCATTGATTTTGATGACCGCGAAGCCGAAATCATCGTGGACGACAAGGGCCACGCAATCGACGTGAAGTTACGGACGCGGGGTCTGGCAGAACGGATGATCGAATCCTTCATGCTGGCCGCGAACGAAACCGTCGCGGAACACTACTTCCGCGCTAAGGTGCCGTTCCTATACCGGGTCCACGAAACGCCAGATGGCGACCGGGTCCGCAGCTTCTTCGAATTCTTGACGGCCTTCGGAATCAACGTCAAGGGTGACCCGAACCACTTGCGGCCAAAGATGATGCAAGGCATCTTAAAGCAGGTCGCTGGTAAGCCGGAAGAAGCCATGGTCTCGGTTATGATGCTGCGGAGCTTGAAGCAAGCGCGGTACAGTGACCAATCCCTGGGACACTTCGGGTTGGGGGCAGAATTCTACACCCACTTTACCTCACCAATTCGGCGGTACCCAGATACCATGGTGCACCGGATGATTCACTACTACGAAGACCACGGAATCAACGATGCGTCGAAGCAAGTCTTCGCACCAGTTCTGGAAGAAATCGGGGTCCACACTTCCGAAATGGAACGGCGGGCAATCGATGCTGAACGGGATACGAACGACATGAAGATGGCTGAATACATGGCGGACCACGTCGGCGAAGAATTTGACGCCGTGGTCAGTTCCGTGATGAAGTTCGGGATGTTCGTCGAATTACCGAACACCATCGAAGGTCTGATTCACATTAGCCGGATGCAAGATGACTACTACGAATACGTCGAGAAGTACCTGGCCTTGGTTGGCCGCAACACGCGGCGGACTTACCGGATCGGCCAACCTATTCGGGTTAAGGTCATTCACGTGGATAAGGAACAAAGTGAAATTGACTTTGAATTGTTAAATCCAGAAGACGCGCCGGTTAGCGACCTCTTGCCGCACCGGGAACACCGCTCCCGTGGTGGTGGTCGTTTCGGTAACAACCGGAACAACCAACACGGTAACGGCGGTCACAACGGTGGCAATGGCGGGAACCGTAATCACCGCAATGGTGGTAACGGCGGTAACCGCAACAACGGTGGCGCCGGTCACCGTAATAACAATAATAATCACCGGTCCTCGGACCACCGCGGGAACGCCGGGAATAACCACCGCAACACGAATCACGGCGGTGGACAACACCGGAACTCGCAAAACGGGAACCGGCACTAA
- a CDS encoding ClC family H(+)/Cl(-) exchange transporter: MQQQPATRHDFTRVQAIGFGGLVGIGAGVVVSAFRLSIEQLLKLMQTTYGWLGGHPWWLLPWAILLVLMAIFVGRLVKRTPMIKGSGIPQVEGQLAGEMDYPWWPVLWKKFVGGILGIGSGLFLGREGPSIQLGGTVVQGMAERFNFNGRQRRLLIAGGAAAGLSAAFNAPIASTLFILEEVYHSFSTLVWITSLTSAVVADFISSEVFGLTPVLHIAYQHALPLKYYGLLLILGVGLGLLGYVYQLGTLNGGKLYAKLTWLPAHLNGIIPFLLVIPIGLLWPETLGGGNQMIVSFAQHTPLLVPLIGYFGLRLIFSMVSYGSGLPGGIFLPILTLGALLGAIGARSFVLLGWLPAVFIANFMIYAMAGYFAGISKAPFTAILLITEMVGSLQHLLPLAVVAIVAYITVDILGGAPIYEAMLEKMVTPADPDAHGLSDRVEYPIGEDSTLVERQVRDIKWPQGALLVGVRRGERQVIPHGDTLLRAGDILIILTYQHNRAYVRQQMRRLDG, encoded by the coding sequence ATGCAACAGCAACCAGCAACGCGTCACGACTTTACTCGGGTTCAGGCTATCGGCTTCGGCGGATTGGTCGGTATCGGGGCGGGGGTCGTGGTAAGTGCGTTTCGATTAAGTATTGAACAACTCCTCAAACTCATGCAAACCACGTACGGTTGGCTCGGGGGACACCCATGGTGGTTGTTGCCCTGGGCTATTTTATTGGTTTTAATGGCGATTTTTGTTGGGCGCCTGGTCAAGCGGACACCCATGATTAAGGGTTCGGGGATTCCGCAGGTTGAAGGTCAATTGGCGGGAGAGATGGACTACCCGTGGTGGCCTGTCCTCTGGAAAAAGTTTGTGGGTGGCATCTTAGGCATTGGTTCCGGCCTCTTTCTGGGACGGGAAGGACCGTCGATTCAACTGGGCGGTACCGTCGTGCAGGGGATGGCTGAGCGATTTAATTTTAATGGTCGCCAGCGGCGTTTACTGATTGCGGGGGGCGCTGCTGCCGGGTTGTCTGCGGCCTTTAACGCGCCCATTGCTTCCACCCTCTTTATTCTGGAAGAGGTGTATCATAGCTTCTCCACGTTAGTGTGGATCACGTCACTGACCAGCGCGGTAGTCGCCGACTTCATCTCCAGTGAGGTCTTTGGGCTAACGCCGGTCCTGCACATCGCCTATCAGCACGCCTTGCCGCTAAAGTATTACGGGCTATTGTTAATTCTAGGCGTGGGGCTGGGCCTACTGGGCTACGTCTACCAACTGGGAACGCTAAATGGTGGCAAGTTGTACGCTAAGTTGACCTGGTTACCCGCCCACCTGAACGGCATTATTCCGTTTCTCCTAGTGATTCCCATTGGCCTGCTCTGGCCGGAAACGCTGGGTGGGGGGAATCAGATGATTGTGTCGTTTGCTCAGCATACGCCGCTCCTGGTTCCCTTAATCGGCTACTTCGGGCTACGGTTAATCTTTTCCATGGTAAGTTACGGGTCCGGCCTCCCAGGGGGGATTTTTTTGCCCATCCTGACGTTAGGTGCGTTGTTGGGGGCGATTGGAGCGCGAAGTTTCGTTCTGCTGGGGTGGTTACCCGCCGTTTTTATCGCGAACTTTATGATTTACGCGATGGCGGGATACTTTGCCGGCATCTCCAAGGCGCCGTTTACGGCGATTCTGTTGATTACCGAAATGGTGGGGAGCTTGCAACACCTTTTACCGTTAGCGGTGGTCGCCATCGTGGCGTACATTACCGTGGATATCTTAGGTGGGGCGCCCATCTACGAAGCCATGCTGGAGAAAATGGTTACACCGGCGGATCCCGATGCGCACGGCCTATCTGATCGCGTGGAATATCCTATCGGCGAAGATTCTACGTTGGTTGAACGGCAAGTGCGTGACATTAAGTGGCCCCAAGGCGCCCTGTTAGTTGGTGTGCGACGGGGAGAACGGCAGGTCATTCCTCACGGCGATACGCTATTGCGCGCCGGCGATATTTTGATTATTCTAACCTATCAGCATAATCGGGCCTACGTTCGTCAACAAATGCGTCGGCTAGACGGTTAA
- the tpiA gene encoding triose-phosphate isomerase, with translation MRIPLIAGNWKMNKSVAEARAFVTAVQGKLPAPDKVETAVAAPALFLETMLEANVDQVLRIAAETCYYEDEGAYTGEISPKALHQMAIPYVICGHSERRRYFNETDDVINRKVQAVFRNGMTPIVCCDETMGRRESGEKIHWVVNQVSAALKGVSAEDAARIVVAYEPSWAIGSGTSASSDQAEEGCYLIRQTLADIYSDDLANGIRVLYGGSVKPDNIAGLMARGNIDGVLAGGSSLTEDSFIQLANYQNLEN, from the coding sequence TTGCGGATACCACTGATTGCAGGGAATTGGAAGATGAATAAGTCGGTTGCAGAAGCCCGCGCGTTTGTCACCGCGGTGCAGGGCAAGTTACCGGCACCCGATAAGGTGGAAACGGCAGTAGCGGCGCCGGCGTTGTTTTTGGAAACGATGTTGGAAGCCAACGTGGATCAGGTTTTGCGGATTGCTGCAGAAACCTGTTATTACGAAGATGAGGGGGCCTATACGGGGGAGATTAGCCCTAAGGCACTGCACCAGATGGCGATTCCCTATGTCATTTGTGGCCATTCGGAACGGCGGCGGTACTTTAACGAGACCGATGACGTCATCAACCGGAAGGTCCAAGCGGTTTTTCGCAACGGGATGACCCCCATCGTCTGCTGTGACGAAACCATGGGTCGGCGCGAGTCTGGTGAAAAAATTCACTGGGTGGTCAACCAAGTCAGTGCAGCGCTGAAGGGCGTGAGTGCCGAAGACGCGGCCCGCATTGTGGTGGCCTACGAACCTAGTTGGGCTATCGGTAGCGGGACCTCTGCGTCGTCCGACCAGGCCGAAGAAGGGTGTTACTTGATTCGCCAAACTTTGGCCGATATTTATTCGGATGACCTGGCTAACGGCATCCGGGTGCTGTACGGTGGAAGTGTGAAACCGGATAACATCGCGGGGTTGATGGCTCGGGGAAACATCGACGGTGTTTTGGCTGGGGGCTCTAGTCTGACCGAAGACTCGTTTATTCAACTAGCAAACTATCAAAATTTGGAAAACTAA
- the secG gene encoding preprotein translocase subunit SecG: MYNFLMTCILIVSVLIIIAVMMQPAKTNDALSALSGGADDLFAKQKPRGFEAFMQKVTVVLGIIFFALAMALVYLSSH, from the coding sequence GTGTATAATTTTTTAATGACCTGTATTCTAATTGTCAGTGTTTTAATTATCATTGCGGTTATGATGCAGCCTGCTAAGACGAACGATGCGTTGTCAGCACTGTCCGGTGGTGCCGACGACCTCTTTGCAAAGCAAAAGCCGCGAGGGTTCGAAGCCTTCATGCAAAAAGTGACCGTCGTCTTAGGGATCATCTTCTTTGCGCTGGCAATGGCTTTAGTATATCTATCTTCACATTAG
- a CDS encoding uracil-DNA glycosylase, producing MKPFIHNDWWPVLEPEFEQDYYQELRQFLVEEYQHYRIDPDMYHIFTAFDWTPFSQVKVVILGQDPYHNPGQAHGCSFSVMPGTKIPPSLLNIYKELQTDVGCTPVNHGYLKKWADQGVLLLNSVLTVRDGAAFSHKGHGWERLTDAAIHKLSERPEPVVFILWGRAAQDKIKLIDTKTNIVLKSAHPSPLSANRGFFGSRPFSKTNIALTSLGETPIDWQLPATVSVDDASQNHA from the coding sequence ATGAAACCGTTTATTCATAATGATTGGTGGCCGGTACTGGAGCCCGAATTTGAACAGGATTATTATCAAGAACTGCGTCAATTTTTGGTAGAAGAGTATCAGCACTACCGGATTGATCCGGATATGTATCACATTTTTACCGCGTTCGATTGGACGCCCTTTAGTCAGGTCAAGGTCGTGATCTTGGGTCAAGACCCGTATCATAATCCGGGCCAGGCGCACGGGTGCAGTTTTTCCGTGATGCCGGGAACTAAGATTCCACCGTCGTTACTGAATATCTATAAAGAACTGCAGACGGATGTGGGGTGCACCCCGGTCAACCACGGTTACTTGAAGAAGTGGGCCGATCAGGGAGTCTTACTCCTGAACTCGGTTTTAACCGTTCGCGATGGGGCTGCCTTTTCTCATAAGGGCCACGGTTGGGAACGCCTAACCGACGCAGCCATTCACAAGTTGTCCGAACGACCGGAACCAGTCGTCTTCATTCTTTGGGGCCGTGCGGCGCAGGATAAGATTAAGTTGATCGATACCAAGACCAACATCGTGTTAAAATCGGCGCACCCGAGTCCGTTATCGGCTAACCGGGGGTTCTTCGGCTCCCGGCCCTTTTCTAAAACCAACATCGCTCTAACATCATTAGGTGAAACGCCCATCGATTGGCAATTGCCGGCCACGGTAAGTGTCGACGACGCTTCACAAAACCACGCGTGA
- the eno gene encoding phosphopyruvate hydratase produces the protein MSLITDIYAREVLDSRGNPTVEVELYTEAGAMGRGIVPSGASTGEHEAVELRDGDKSRFMGKGVTKAVDNVNKLIAKEIVGYDVTDQRGIDQAMIDLDGTPNKGKLGANAILGVSLAAARAATDELEMPLYNYLGGFNGHVLPTPMMNVINGGKHANNKVDFQEFMIMPVGAKSVKEAIRMGSETFHNLKSILNDEGYSTAVGDEGGFAPDLKNNEEPFEILVKAIKQAGYVPGKDVAIAFDCASSEFYNADTKKYELVGDGKSYTAEEFVTLLEGIVDKYPVVSIEDPLDENEWEDWQMATKRLGKKVQIVGDDLFVTNTDYLAKGIKMGVANSILIKLNQIGTLTETVEAVEMAKQAGYTAVISHRSGETEDTTIADLVVALNAGQIKTGSMSRGERIAKYNQLMRIEDNLGKTSEYKGIHSFYNLDQDAREAIINK, from the coding sequence ATGTCACTGATTACTGATATTTACGCACGCGAAGTCTTAGACTCTCGTGGTAACCCAACTGTTGAAGTTGAACTCTACACCGAAGCTGGTGCTATGGGCCGGGGGATCGTTCCTTCTGGTGCCTCCACTGGTGAACACGAAGCCGTTGAACTTCGTGATGGTGACAAGAGCCGTTTCATGGGCAAGGGTGTTACCAAGGCCGTTGACAACGTTAACAAGCTGATTGCTAAGGAAATCGTCGGCTACGATGTCACGGACCAACGTGGTATCGACCAAGCCATGATCGACTTAGATGGTACGCCAAACAAGGGCAAATTAGGTGCCAACGCCATTTTGGGTGTCTCCTTAGCTGCTGCACGGGCTGCTACTGACGAATTAGAAATGCCTCTGTACAACTACTTGGGCGGTTTCAATGGTCACGTACTGCCAACGCCAATGATGAACGTGATCAACGGTGGGAAGCACGCCAACAACAAGGTTGACTTCCAAGAATTCATGATCATGCCCGTTGGTGCGAAGAGTGTCAAGGAAGCCATCCGGATGGGTTCCGAAACTTTCCACAACTTGAAGTCAATCTTGAACGATGAAGGTTACTCCACTGCCGTCGGTGACGAAGGTGGGTTTGCTCCTGACTTGAAGAACAACGAAGAACCATTCGAAATCTTGGTTAAGGCGATCAAGCAAGCCGGCTACGTGCCTGGTAAGGATGTTGCCATTGCCTTTGACTGTGCTTCTTCCGAATTCTACAATGCTGACACTAAGAAGTACGAATTAGTGGGTGACGGCAAGAGCTACACCGCTGAAGAATTCGTTACCTTACTTGAAGGCATCGTTGACAAGTACCCAGTTGTTTCCATCGAAGACCCACTGGATGAAAACGAATGGGAAGACTGGCAAATGGCTACCAAGCGCCTGGGCAAGAAGGTCCAAATCGTCGGGGATGACTTATTCGTTACCAACACGGACTACCTGGCTAAGGGGATCAAGATGGGCGTTGCCAACTCCATCTTAATCAAGCTGAACCAAATCGGGACTTTGACGGAAACCGTTGAAGCCGTTGAAATGGCTAAGCAAGCTGGTTACACGGCCGTGATTTCTCACCGTTCTGGTGAAACCGAAGATACGACCATCGCTGACTTGGTTGTGGCCTTAAACGCTGGCCAAATCAAGACTGGTTCGATGAGCCGTGGCGAACGGATCGCGAAGTACAACCAATTAATGCGGATCGAAGACAACTTGGGTAAGACGTCCGAATACAAGGGGATTCACTCCTTCTACAACTTGGACCAAGATGCGCGTGAAGCCATCATCAACAAGTAA